The genomic window tgataaacttatttttaagacaCGTGTTTATAAGGTCAAAActgtttctaaaataatattttttaccacgTTTATTTCAAGTGAGATACTTACTGAGTTGTAAAGTTGTATTCAATTCCCTCGTAAAACTTGGTACACTCGGATATAGTCGGAGTGTTTCTTTAATGACTGCGTCTAAATATCTCATGGCATTTAAATCATCCATTGTAGCGTCTCTGTCGGAGTCGccaaatatactatatagctcTTCCCTAGCGTGATCCTTgaagttattgtttttatattaaaaatgtaactcaCACTTAAGAaccaatgtataaaaaaaaatgcatttcttACTTGAATATCTTGGTGCAACcccaacaataaaattgtcatCGTCATCGCTATGGAAGATGTGTCGTGTCCTTCAAAAAGAAACGTGTCTACTTCTTCTCGAATGTCTTTGATAGTCATTTGATCTGGATTTTCGTTCAAAACGTCAAGAAGTAAATCCAAGAATGATTTTGGtcgatttttttctaaaagatTATCAGTACGAAAATGTAGGcgctattataaaactataaataatatcggaCAGAaagattgataattataattcgtaAGTATATACCAGGTTTGATTTCAGGCTGCACTTTTTGATTTTCAGAGTTTTTTAACAACGATTGTTTACGTTTGAtgacctataaaataaatagtcaaatagaaatattatggcATTTAGGAAATGGATTGATAACCTCAAATGCAGCACAAGATACAACTCTATGGTATTGTCATCTCCCCCCTAACCCTCACCTAACCTAACCCATTAATACAACGGATATAGtattgttttatgaattttttattaaatttgacttAATCTGGAAaaggaatattaaaatttcaactaaTAACCGTTGCGTTGTCACAGTAAAAAATCACAAAgcataaaaatttagatttttttagtaagtatACAAACATTATCTGTAAATTCATGCAACACTTTGATTGATGTAAAAAACGATCGACCACTATTGCTGATTCTATAAATTAGATCATTCCAAAGCCAAAATTTGAAAACTCGATCAATCACTGACCTGCAagcactttaaaataataataatcaattaatattttgtaacgtACGTTGCaacaactttaaatatttttcaatttttacctTTTAATGGAATGAACGTATTGAACTGATTTCCCTTTTTGTGCATTCATTTCAGTACCCATAATTGTTTCTAAAACAATAAGTCAATTTATTAAGATGATGtaattaggtatctatttaagtcacagaattaaaaaaaaaaaaaaaaaaaaaaaaattcaatttaaaaaaaatgattaatagtgtggctattataaattataaatacaattttggtgATTTCAAATAGGTGTCAATCACCTGCTTGATCGTGTGCTcgacaatattatgttgtaccatagtatatattagtagctaattaattaatatgtgaaaaaaaattgtgtttcaaaatatatattcgtctagacttttataaatgttatctttttatacatgaaaaaaagtaattaactgcatattatgaacattaaatgagtagtattgaaaaaaaaatgtatatattattataatattatacacccaCAATATTCACAGAAAAGGTTATATATGTGTAGACTGTAGATTATAATCCGtagtttaactattaaaaataattgacggGTAGACCTTATCAATAaaagtatgataaaaaaatagataaataacacGTTATGAGTAAATagcaagtacctatatatctaataatgtattaaacaaagaatttacaatagtaaaaagtatattaaaagcaATTCTTCAcaacttattttatgtatacttttaatatgcatacacattttattttatttattcccgAAAATGATAAGAAATGTGATTaatcagtaatttttttagatgcatatttataaataaaaaaaatatattttgttgaatgaaaattgtaaaacacAAGAGTTCACGAACTTTGAACCTAaccaattatattgtttagtaCTGCTATATTAGGATCGTCAAACGTGAAATGTCGAGACATTTAGCgttgacaattttaataaaattaaataataaattaccacaGATTATGTCTAAAGAACATAACGTCACGTATTCCGAAATTGAAATTTCTTTATTGTCCGCACACGCGTCCAAGAGATTTTTCGCAAATACTCTTGCATGCTTATTGACGGCCGGATTGTACATGTCTAATGTTTTAAAGTGAAAAGTGTTGGTCAGGAGCTTTCGACGGTTATGCCATTTTAAACCTagagaacaatattttatacgatattatgttAGCTATTTGCTATGCTTGTCTTTCTTATgcgtataatttgttttttttattaatttaaataaataataatacctttgCTTAATAAAAGTCCCTCGTTCAGCCACGGTTTCAACATTTCGTACTCTGGGCCCTTGTTTATGTACGCAGTACTGGATAACAGAGTCTATTGAACACGACACAtggttatttatacatattttaattaattatttaaattttatttcagataatttatagacgtataaaaaaactacagAAATAGGTAGTTGTATAatgatggtaaaaaaaaaaacgtgcatgattttacaatattt from Aphis gossypii isolate Hap1 chromosome 1, ASM2018417v2, whole genome shotgun sequence includes these protein-coding regions:
- the LOC114121961 gene encoding cytochrome P450 4V2; its protein translation is MLEPNLVNVVLILTAILISCAIWSRLRKPLEYRQISSHVPSLTKNLWDEMLFSCTMGMKHPKDLLPFFKEIFEKNGPVVHANITGRSYVLLNDPDDIKTLLSSTAYINKGPEYEMLKPWLNEGLLLSKGLKWHNRRKLLTNTFHFKTLDMYNPAVNKHARVFAKNLLDACADNKEISISEYVTLCSLDIICETIMGTEMNAQKGKSVQYVHSIKSACRSVIDRVFKFWLWNDLIYRISNSGRSFFTSIKVLHEFTDNVIKRKQSLLKNSENQKVQPEIKPEKNRPKSFLDLLLDVLNENPDQMTIKDIREEVDTFLFEGHDTSSIAMTMTILLLGLHQDIQDHAREELYSIFGDSDRDATMDDLNAMRYLDAVIKETLRLYPSVPSFTRELNTTLQLKNYTIPPMTTMAIFPYVLHRNEDIYPKPEEFIPERFLDEENKSKFLFRYIPFSAGARNCIGQKYAMNQMKTVISTVLRNARIVSSGSKEDIKISMQLLIRIESLPKVTFHKL